The nucleotide window ACATgtatcactgttaaaaaaagcaTCTGCAAACTAACCCCAGCTTGAGCAGGCACTTACAGCTGCATCCACATTGGCAGGAGAGTCTCCATTGGGGTCTGCCAACATGGATATAACACTGATCATTATGGTCTCCACTGTATGGATTGGCAGCCAACGCTCCTCAGGCTTCTCGTAGCCGTACTTGTCCTCGCCAGGTTCATGTAGGATAGAGATGCAAACATCGCCATTTTTTGccactgggagaaaaaaaaagtatacacaAAGATTACTGACAAGTTTGCACTTCAGCACAAGATAAGATCTTATACTACAGCTTCACACTTGTTCAAAAGTTGCAAGGGTCAATCCTAGTACAGTTAATGGAGCAGCCAGCTGAGAGACTCTGAAAACCTTGTCAAAACTTGACTTCTGATATTACTAGGTGCAAACTAATGTACTTGCAGCAACTAGTtgcaactttttcattttattaaaatgccaTTACAGGAATTTATGGCCACTACCCCATTTCAGAATAAGTTAAACAGGATTAAAGGATTAGTTATTTCTTAAGCCATTTATTATATATGCTTGCAATTTCAAGATATCAAACAGAGACCAAACCTGTAAATGTTAAGATAACGTAAACTTCTtttgcaatggaaaaaaatcaacGTATAAGTGATTGTTGTAGCCATTAtcaactatttttaaaaataaaatatgttcatAAAAGCTCTGTAGTAGAATGCTTATTTAAGATGATATCTGAAgcaatatttacacatttaatgacgtatttttttgtttttttttacctattgcaaaaaaaaaaaaaaaaatcacatttatttaacattatttggTTGATACAGATTAGAGATACGGTGGCCTGGGATGTTTGTTCTCACCATTTGGATGCCAGATTTCTGTGATGAACTTCATCTTGGGAGGCCTCAAAGGATAGTCACGGGGAAAGGTTAAGGTGGCTTTGAAGAAACCTCCTTCACTGCAAATGAGAGAGGGGATTGTGTTAAGATTTACACTGGGGATTTGGGCGAATGTACAGCTCGTATATCACAATAAGTGACTGTAAGTTATTTGGTGAATAATTTCACTCACAATAATGTGTCCTGAGGTCCTATGACAACCACCTCCCATTGATAGATGTCATCATCATCTACGAGACCTGCAGAAAACCCTTCCACTGGGTTCTTGTTGAGTTCTGCATGGTGAGATGCGATCAGTCAGAGCTCTTTAGCAAGCAGTTTGAAATTTAGATTTTGTCAAGCGTTTTGCCATGTCGACATGGGGTGTAAAAGTACTCGTACCCCGGGAACAAACTCaacaaaaatgactgacaaCACAAGTAACCGTGGTGTACATCGAGGGGaaacacgcacatgcacagTGTGTTGATTTCGAAACACCTTCAGTAGTTATTGAGAAACATTAGCTATCCCTACAGCCATATCTCGGCTAACAGCTGTCTGTAACACGCTATCTGTACACGTGCATTTAAACTTTGTTGTCACTGTTATCGCTACGTAAAAaccaaagaacaaacaaacaaacaaacaaaaaaacgtagGCTAGACAAATACAGCAACAGCCAGATGAGACGCAGCTGTTGCTCccctgtgtttgaaaaaaataggaTCAAATATGCAATAACTTAAGCCATAAATTTAGTAACAACAGTTAGCTTGCTAACTTACCTGCTAGTTGTTTACGCAGTAACAACGAGGACTGTTCCGTCATTTTATAGTTATATCTTTTCAACTCCGTTACTTGTATTAACTAACGCCAACTACCTTTCGGTTAAATGAAACATCGGACAAAGAAGGTAAAGAGCACCGTCCAcgttttctcctctgtctctctgcctgctaATACCAACAACATGAGTCAAGAAAGAAGACTTATGTCAGAGGAAAGGAGGGGTTGTTTTTGCCCTCGACCTAACCTCTCAGGCAAACCCTGCTTCCAGGCAGCGTACTGTCCCCAGTAAGGTCCGCTAATTAAATAAGATTTAAGAGCAGTGCAT belongs to Xiphias gladius isolate SHS-SW01 ecotype Sanya breed wild chromosome 20, ASM1685928v1, whole genome shotgun sequence and includes:
- the ube2g1b gene encoding ubiquitin-conjugating enzyme E2G 1b — translated: MTEQSSLLLRKQLAELNKNPVEGFSAGLVDDDDIYQWEVVVIGPQDTLFEGGFFKATLTFPRDYPLRPPKMKFITEIWHPNVAKNGDVCISILHEPGEDKYGYEKPEERWLPIHTVETIMISVISMLADPNGDSPANVDAAKEWREDPTGVFKKKVARCVRRSQEMAFD